In the Brachionichthys hirsutus isolate HB-005 chromosome 13, CSIRO-AGI_Bhir_v1, whole genome shotgun sequence genome, TTTTACCCGCTGTACCCGTGAACACACacttctgtgcttttattctgattgTAAAAGCTAATTTTCACACTGTCAGATTAATTTGGTTCATTTCTCCGCGTGGTCCTCGGCAGCTTCTGGCTCAGCATTTCCAGGAGTTTACTGCCACCTTTTGGTCGCGTTGTGTAACTACATCGGTTGCCACCTGAATGCATTTTCTATTTACCACAATAACGCAGATGGAATGTTTTTAGTTAATTATTtctaataattaaattattacttttAACACAATTGAAACTAATATTGTTAGAATTTTTTGTTGGCATCTAACACGTAACTTAATAAAAGAagccacagaagaaaaaaagggctagatcttttttttatgtacagtatatacattTTGCAGTGTCATTTTCAGTATTCTTTctagtttttttgtttgatctCTTTTCAAGGAGTCTGATATATTTTAAGTCTCAACCTCATGCAGAAAGGCTGAAAGCATTTTAAACACTATTACTACTTTAAGTACTTTTCTTATTGAGCTCAACTCAAGAAATGAAACCTGTTGTTAAAGAAAAATGCGGCATCTGTACGCTCAAAGAATAGTGCAGAAGGCGAAGGAGGCTCGTGTCCAAGATTGCTGAGTAATGTCTGGCGATCGGGAAAGCAGTTCCTCTGGCGCTGTTGTTCCTGGAACAATCACCTCTGAAATCCCCAAAGTCACCAAAAACAGAGGGAGTGGTGGTAAATCCAAAAAACTGACCTGAGCTCGACGCCTCACGGGAACGGAGTAATCCGTTTCTGGAAGACCCCTCGCTCAGAAGGCCGTGGTCGTGCTGTTGGTGCCTCTGAATGATGACAATGAGCTGCAGGGCAGGAGGGGCGGCGAGAGGACAGAACAGCCAGAgtccaaacatttcatttttatctGTGCGTCTGACCCATTTTCCTACagtaattattacattttccttatgaatcacatttaaaatgattcTCAGTTAAATGAAATTGCCATCGTCgtgtttttgtggttttgtgttaatttacattttgaaaaattACTCTGCAAATGAAATGCTTTGAATTACTGTGCACATTGAAATTAACAGATGATCGATCACATTCAATAAATACAATTCATCCGTTTAATGCTTATTCCACATTCATATTTACGGGACACAACTAGTTTCGCTGCTTTCACGATGACATGCAAGTCGGCTGGTCGGAGGTTTTCCCAGACGGTCGATGCCGAGAGTAAATTTAAAACAACAGCCCTCTGCTCTTCCGACCGTGGAGCTTAATCAtctgtgacgtgtgtgtgtctctcacaGATATCAGGATGTCtaaagcagcagaggaggagaagcctgGGGCCGACTACCCAGGGGACAGTTCAGGTAAACATGCTTACACCTTTATTCACATTCAGCATTCAGCTTCTAATgatttgtgtgaaatgttttgAAATTATTTCACGGTTTTGGATTTTGATTTGAATTTTAGACttgatcacacaaacacacacacacacacacagtgtttaaTCAGTGGCCCCTCTGTGTTTCAGACTCTGAGAGAAACAGTCCTGATGACCaggttagtttttttttttttttactcttgctACTgataatatgaactctgttaacccagtgggcctggcagcagtccggtgtgtgcgtgtgtgtgtgtgtgtgtgaatgtgaggctttgcaAAGTGCTTTGGGCACGGCGAGGGTGAAGAAAAGCgctaagtgcagtccatttaccatttcaCCTGTAAGGTTGAGCACCTCTGAATGTTATTCCTACTGGCACGGATCTCAGGACGGCGTTTGTTTTGCTGCAGGTCCAGCCCACGAAGCCCAGCCCCTTCAGCATCTCTCCCACTCGAGCTGGCAAGGTAAGCATGAATATGTATGtgcaggtgtgtttgtttgggtCCGCTTTATCTCGCCCATAGGGATTGGCAGTCGGCAGCTGAATTCTTTTCTTTGGCTGCGAAGAGCTGAGTGATTCGTCGAAATGCATTCAACAGTTGGTGGATACCTCTTCCCTGTTTGAATGCCTGCATGCCGACAGCTTTAGATCAATCCCCTTTGACTCTGCTTCTCCTGTCATTCATATATCGCCCAGAGCGAGGCTCTGAATATGGAAACGTCTTTGTCCGCAAAGCGGCCTAAGAGGGAAAGGCAGGCAAGAAGAGATGGTTGTGAATGAGGTGACAGTGAGTGATTAAGGTAAAGATGCTCCACAGCGCAGCGGTGACTGATGGGTAACGACaggtgggggggtcaggggtcagcggCTTTGGAATGATTCTGCCACCGTGGCGGCGAGGACGATTGACTCGTCTTTCTGGTGGATGACTGGCAAACACTTCAGGGatcagagcgagagagagactggaGTTCAAGTCAAAGTCGAACCAACGAGTGCTCATGAATATACATTCTGAGAGACCTGTCCTCTGACTGGACCAACGCTAGCCACAGTTGCTCCAGCGCTAATTCATCACTTAACCCTTGTCCCGTTCATAATCACAGAGCTGTCGTAAGTCCGgatttgttaattatttgttCATCTCCATTCATTTTAAGGATCAGTCTGTCAGTCTAATAAAGTGAACTGTAGAGAATGGAGACAGAACTCTCTGAGAAATATCATTTAGAGGTACAAAAATGTGTTAGACTATCAATAATCACTTATTTGTGAGATGGTTGATTGATTTCCTTTCAGCTTTCAAAACACCGCGGCTTTATGGTTTCGTCTTTCTGATCTACTCTCCTCTCTCATTCTCCTGAGGAAAGGAACTATTCATGATCGACTTCCTGTTCCAGGGACAGACTTGCAGGACGTGTCTCACGTCTTTCATTGTTACCTGCCTGACTTAAGGACAGTAGCAGCAGCTAGATTGTGTGCAGGTTTCTCTCATATCCATTGACTGTGTTATGTCACTGGTGAAAGGCTTGTTTCAGACCCAATCAGGCGTTGGGGTCTTTTTTTGCAGAGACGCCAGGCTGAGGAGCAACAACTCCTCCAAGGAGGTTTTCTCCCTCGGCCACATGTTTGCTGCTTTCCACCCTGGTAGCACAATGTAAAAGTTAATGACTTCCgagaatcagtgtgtgtgtgtgtgtgtgtgtgtgtgtgtgtgttaatatgTGATGCAGGATGGTGCCTCCTCTAATCATACGTCACCTGCTAACATGCATTTGTGATTTACTTTAGGGGAAGAACGAGGAGCGTTCTGAGATGAGCAACGTTGTTCCTGCACCTCCATcccaacagcagcaacagaccCAACACCATCACACGCAGCTGATGCTGGCCGGCAGTCAGCTAGCAGGGGtaagggggggggctgcaaagATTTACCGACATCCTCTTTTCATTATCCTTCCTTAATGCATCCTTTTTCATGCTTCTTCACCTCTCATCCTCCCTCCATGTTCACGTCTTGATTTTGTTTCCCGACCTCCCAGCTTGCCGCTCTCCTCccggcgcagcagcagctgttcctGCAGCAGGCGCAGGCTCAGCTCCTGGCAGCTGCCGTCCAGCAAACCAACGCCGCCCACGCCGCTCACGCCGCCCACGCCGCCCACGCCGCCgcgcaacagcagcaacagcagcaaaaccAATCAcaatcccagcagcagcagcaacatccaGTCAAACAAGAGCAAACCGTCCAAGCCCCGCCTCCGCCACAGCTGGCACTGACGCAGCCAATCCAGCTCACAGCCCAGGTTAGGACAACCGACAGTTTAACAGCTGATTGATCGAAAATGTGGCTTCATATGAAAAATAGAAGACTTATCTCCCGAGTCATATTGTTGATGAGTCTTTGGTCTAAATGTTTGGTCTTCACTTTAAACTGTTGCTTGTCCTTGTGCATCAGAGATTAGCTTTAAgtcgtgtttgtttgtctgttggttGCAGGACATCCAGCAGcttctgcagctccagcagctggtgTTAATGCCGGGCCATCCTCTCCAGTCTCCTGCCCAGTTCCTCCTGTCGCAGGCCCCACAGAGCCAGCAGCCGCAGCAGAGTGAGGGTCCACAAGCAAACTGGCTTAGACAGTCACGCTGCAGAATTCTAGCCATGAGGGACTCCTCTGTACCCCCACCCTCCCCGCTCTACGATGTAGCTGCTGGATCCTTCGGATGATTGAACGTTCAGTTGTCTAACGGACTGCTCTTCTTTCGACAGGCTTGCTTTCAACACCAAATGTGATCCAGCTACCTCAGCAAAACCCAGGAGGCCTCCTGGCGACTCCACCTCGCCTGGGACTCCAAGCACAGGTAGAAAACCTCTTTGTGGGGTGGAGAGAACGACAGCGGGAGAAAGGAGCCCTGGGAAAGTGTACACTGTTAAAAGAAACCTGCAGAATATACTCAATAAAGGTGAAGGAATCCCAGGTCCTCAGGTGGATCGATCACCCCGCCCTCATAATTACATATTATATGATAAATCAAACATTATTATTCAGGTTTACTTCAAAGGACCCACGAGACAATGATGATCTTTCAAGTTTCTTTAATGTAGCAGTCATCACCGCTAACCGCTACGTAGCATTTGCAGCATTTAGCCCTCGTGATATTATTCAATTGCAGACAAGAATGCTGAAGTCAAACTAGATCAGGGATCCGTCGATGTCCACTGTTACAtatattctgcagcagcttgtgttCATAGTGAGACACGCTTTGTGAGTCCGATGAAgtcaagcagctcatcttccaTCTGCAGCCTTCACCTTCGTTAAAACAATGCATGAACGAATCTCCGCACGGCCACAATGACGTCATCCCAAACACGAAGGCAGGCGTCTCCTGCTTGTTTCCGTGTTTTATACACAGAGACGCTGGATGTAAGTGAAACGCGTAGCAGCGGTTGTCACGCCTTCATGTTCTCAGCTGACCCAGAGCCAGGCCGAGGCTAAATCCTATTTCCGAATAATAAATGCAGAGTATTTTTATCCTgtttagaaagaaaaaagactgGCGTCCTGCATGATGCCTGACAAATCTGTAGAATCTGTCCAGGCACCTAAAAaccatttgatttgattttctgACATCCCAGAGGGAGAAGGGCGGTGAAGTGGCCGTCGGAGGACGCGGCAGCTCTGTTGTGACCAGCGGTAGCAGCGGTGTCAGTGTCGTGGAGTCTGCAGGAGCTACATCAGCATCCAGCAGTGCCATGGCCGCCTCCCTGACATCTGCCTTGACTCCTGGGGGGCACAGCAGTCACATGGGGGAAGAGCCCAGCGACCTGGAAGAGTTAGAGCAATTTGCCCGTACCTTCAAACAGCGACGCATCAAGCTGGGATTTACCCAGGTAGAAGACAGTGATAAGAGGAGGGCTGGCAGGAGGGTCTGCGCGTGATTTGTGacactgtctgtctgcctctgtcAGGGAGACGTTGGCGTGGCGATGGGAAAACTGTATGGAAACGACTTCAGCCAGACGACCATCTCGCGATTTGAAGCGCTCAATCTGAGCTTTAAGAACATGTGCAAGCTGAAACCTCTGCTGGAGAAATGGCTGGGAgatgcaggtaaaaaaaaaaaaaaatcacagcatgaatgaatgaatgaatgaatgaatgaatgaatatatttattagatagaatgttagagtacaagtacagtcacacagtagcatgtattacagtacaaataaagtcaaacatcctgtctaagaggagcatttcaaaaaagcccttgcggtcttgtttccgtacataaatcatcaacatgtaacaatacaaatacaaataaaaccaatattcaatagctcaattgatgcaacgtaacattagaaaaattaaaataataaaaaaaattacaccactgatgcacagtgacaatgaatgacaatagattacaggCATCCttaatgacaaaagaaaagaggcaACAAGCAGAAGTTGTTCCTCcattcataaaaataatgtcTAATATGGAACTCAACTGTGTAAAGTCGTAGCTTGATGAACTCAAAATGTGTCAGATGTATGCAATATTTAATGTATATATGTGTTTCTATtgtgtactaaatgtgcttgtaTCTGCATTGCTGCCTATTAAtgcaggaatttccctttgggattaatacaGTCATCTCAATCTGAATTTAGACGACATTCATTAATACTTTGCAGGCAACACAATGACATTAACATGAAATCCATAGACTAAAAATGTATTCCCACCATGTGAGTTGTGCAACAGAACCTTTACatctctttcatctctctccGCCTGACAGAAACCATGGCAGTGGACAGCATGCTGCCCAGcccatcctctctctcctcccctatGTTGGGCCTTGAGGGTCTGGCCGGCCGACGCAGAAAGAAGCGCACCAGCATAGAGACCAACGTGCGAGTGGCTTTAGAGCGCAATTTCAACACGGTAGGACAGCCGGCATTAATAAACCGGTGCCTGCTCGGGGAGACAGACATAAAAACACGGCCAGTTTCCAGCATCGATCTTATAAACCACGGAGCGAATCATTTATGTCTGAaatctaaaatatttattttgtttgcatttcaaatGTATAAAAGCACCTATTAAGATTCAATTTGTAGAAAATTATGACAAATAATGTGATCAGGATACAAATGGGGACACAGACTTGTGATCTTATAACAGCAGCGATAAAGTGATGCCGGTTCTTTCCAACGTGTCTTAAATTGaccaaaacacatttatattttcgCTACATCGGCGCCCGCCTGTTTgatgttctcctcagaaccagAAGCCTACCTCGGAGGGGATCCTGCTGATGGCAGAGCAGCTCAACATGGAGAAGGAGGTGATTCGCGTTTGGTTCTGCAACCGcaggcagaaagagaaacggATCAACCCGTCCAGCAGCACCACGCCTCCTCTTCCCAGCCAGACCCCCCCTGCCGTGACGCACAAAGCCTCCTGCTACAGCCCACACATGGTACctttctgctttttgttttgccgTGTAATTTTGGCTGTGGgcttgacattttgttttaccGATGGACGGAAATATTTCCTGATTTCTTGTTCCCTCTCCAGATATCCAGTCACGGTCTGTCCCAGGTTACCACCAGCCTCAGTACAGCAGGTGAGCTGTAATTGCGGTCTGAGCTTTTCTCGCTCGCACTAATAAGTCATGAAAGTTTAACACGCTGCTCctctgtggtgttttttttgagACCCAAAGGTCTGTCACAGGAAGATTAAACCGGCCCTGATATTATTTGGAAGGAGTTGAAATATGATCTGAAGTGTCGTCTTTTTCCACAAAAATCATTTCCGTGAGAGAACGATTGAAACAGAAAGCAATGCTGTTTTGTTGACATGGAGGAACTGGTTCCATCTTGACTTGTTTGTCTCCATGAATCTTGACCCGTCGCCATGATTTATCGCTACGATGTGAGCTTTTCCCAGGTTTCATAGATATGACCGATGGACTGACACGCAAGAAACACGCAGGAAATGTATTGCCCTGCCGATGCCAATGCTTTCTAGTCTATAACTGGTCTGTAGTTTGAGAGCGCTGCTCAAAGATCTCAGCATTGTaactgctgatgaagagctgtgGCGCTAAAGCGTTTATTCCCTAATAGCACCGTCCACAGAATGATTGCAAAACCACTACGCCATTAATATCCCACCTCGCTTCCCTTCAGGCGCCAGTTTGTCACCTTCAGCATCCTGCCCCATGACTCCTGTTAGCTCTGCTGCGGTAGGCTCCACCTCTTCTGCTGTGACTCCACCTCCTCACAGCACAGCCAGCCCCGCCCCATCCCACCTCGGGGTCCACGGGCTCAGCAGCGGGtgagtatttttgttttattttatttttaatggctaGTTTCACTCATTTCACAACTTGTTAGCAAAAGTTTAattcagcttttaacacactGAAGGAAAAACATATTAAAAACTCCCGAGTTCCTTCCAGAGTCTGGAATGTAAAGCATCGGCTCTCAAACAcgtcaggaaaaagaaaagcttcacTTCTTATTTACCCACAATTCTAAAGGTGTGCTGCGCTCTCTTCTGTTCACGTAACCATGGAGACGTGGATGTACGGAAAGCGTACAGACCACTTTATGTAGAAAATGTTCGATGCGGCAAAGAAGTAATAGCAGCTGCTGTTGTCTCGGGAAACACCCACACAGGAGACTGAAGATCTGCGTCTCTGATTGGTGCATGTCAGTATTTCATCACGAAAACGTGAATTTGCTGCCGTTCCCATTTCAGGAACCCGATGATGGCAGTAAGCACAGCGATGAACCAGGCTCTCATCGGCAGCAATCCCCTGGCTACCCTCAaaggtgcgtgtgcgtgtcccgTCCATCCCGCCCATCCCACCAAGCCTCCACAAGTCTCCGTTCCTATAGAATACTTCCCATTTCACCCTTCATCTCGTCTACACAGAATGAATTTCCTTGCAGCCACACTCCTCCTCCTAAGCCCGAACTTTTTGAATCACTCAGAGGTGAAAGATTCCATTTGATTCTCGCACAATAGTCTGCTATCAGCACAAAGTCACAGGAGGCCCTTGTGGCAAAGCTTAGGAAGCCAAGTCAGCTCACAGTAAAGAGTTGAACAGGCACAATCGCCCTCTCAAACCTGTTGGCTAAGCAACCAGTTTACACTGAAAACTGCCCTTTTTAAAAGGGATGATGTGCTCCCAAATCAATTAAGCATCCCAAATACGATCCTTTGAGCTCGGCTTTGAATTCCTCATGGGGGTCGATCTCCCTATAGCTCCGATCAGACCTCACCCCCGTTCTTCCACGTCATTTAGCGGCGGGTTCCTGCGGGCCATGTGTTGATGAGAAGGATACAGTCTGTTTTGGAAACTGCAGCCACGGCTCTGATGGAGTCACAGGCTGAGGGGAGAAGAAAGAGGCAGCTCTGTGAaagagaggggggtgggggtccaAATGGATCATTGACAAGGAAGGATTTGCGGTTGGGATCCCTCTGGCACCACACAAGCTATGAATGTTGACACCCGTGGTGCGGTAATAGTGGATTAAAGCGTTGACGACTACAGTGAAATTCAAAAGTCGTCGGCTGTAACTTCGTGGAGGATCGACATTTATTCTAACATGCGGCTGTGACTGTCTAATAAAATCATTCGTCTCGCTGCATGCAGAAAGCCTATCTagtatttaaatgtcttttttgtgtcctctatattttgtcttttctcatCCACTCTGCCTGCTTGATGATTATTTTTtcatcattattgttattatgttttatttgtctaTTCTTATTCCCCCTTTTTCTCTTGAGCTGTACCTTTTCTGTATTCTAATCTCAACGTTCTTCCCTCTCTGCACTGGTCTTCCTGTCCTTCTTCCATCACTGctcaccttcctcttcttcttcttcctctcttccatcaCTACCAGCCCTAGCAGCCAGCAGTCATTTGCCTATCTCCAGTCTTGAGGCGGCAGCAGGTCACATGCTTCTGGGTGGACCTGGGGGTCCGGCtgttcctccctccctccatccatccttcttCCTCAATCGGCCCACCCTTCTCCCCATGGTGACCGGCTCCATGGCGACAGCCTCCACACCTGCCATGGGACCAGTAAGCAGCAGCAGTGGTGTGTGCGGCCCGAGACCCCCTTTCCCCCAGTCTCCGCCCGCTGGTGCCATCAACCTCATGAGCCCAACCTCATGCCCAGAGGAATCCGCATCTCCGTGTTCAAGCCCCGCCTCGTTCTGTTCATTCAGCGAGGCCTCGCCACCACCCCTAGGAGGCGCCATGGCCGAGTGATCCCTGGCTGACCACCAAAGTATCctatcagaggaggaggaggaggaggaaaaaggagcAGTGCATTAAAGGAGCTTTAAAAATCTAAACTTACAACCTCACCTTTCAACCAAAGCCATCTCTGTCTGATCCATCTGTGATTTgcgtctctttctctgtctcccccGGCGAAGTCTCCTGAAGCCAAAAATATACAGAGATGAAGACGGAAGGAGGCAAAGAGAGAGGCAGGATGGAGAGGATAGAGAGAACTGCAGAACAGAGGGCATTCAAACCAAATAATGAGCGACAGCT is a window encoding:
- the pou2f2a gene encoding POU domain, class 2, transcription factor 2, which encodes MFVPLPVPFVFQRSASDFSAWRLKSSLAPRSSPDIRMSKAAEEEKPGADYPGDSSDSERNSPDDQVQPTKPSPFSISPTRAGKGKNEERSEMSNVVPAPPSQQQQQTQHHHTQLMLAGSQLAGLAALLPAQQQLFLQQAQAQLLAAAVQQTNAAHAAHAAHAAHAAAQQQQQQQNQSQSQQQQQHPVKQEQTVQAPPPPQLALTQPIQLTAQDIQQLLQLQQLVLMPGHPLQSPAQFLLSQAPQSQQPQQSLLSTPNVIQLPQQNPGGLLATPPRLGLQAQREKGGEVAVGGRGSSVVTSGSSGVSVVESAGATSASSSAMAASLTSALTPGGHSSHMGEEPSDLEELEQFARTFKQRRIKLGFTQGDVGVAMGKLYGNDFSQTTISRFEALNLSFKNMCKLKPLLEKWLGDAETMAVDSMLPSPSSLSSPMLGLEGLAGRRRKKRTSIETNVRVALERNFNTNQKPTSEGILLMAEQLNMEKEVIRVWFCNRRQKEKRINPSSSTTPPLPSQTPPAVTHKASCYSPHMISSHGLSQVTTSLSTAGASLSPSASCPMTPVSSAAVGSTSSAVTPPPHSTASPAPSHLGVHGLSSGNPMMAVSTAMNQALIGSNPLATLKALAASSHLPISSLEAAAGHMLLGGPGGPAVPPSLHPSFFLNRPTLLPMVTGSMATASTPAMGPVSSSSGVCGPRPPFPQSPPAGAINLMSPTSCPEESASPCSSPASFCSFSEASPPPLGGAMAE